In Daucus carota subsp. sativus chromosome 4, DH1 v3.0, whole genome shotgun sequence, one DNA window encodes the following:
- the LOC108218253 gene encoding uncharacterized protein LOC108218253, which produces MIMIPCLSKGLFMVHQIIWLRHFCWFGYKTRIMFVSIVMLCSIPDKQIEEYKVFQDVAALNKIESFGTCSEDEEVTDIFLQLSAQSCKDVEGEDKNDVPGCQMS; this is translated from the exons ATGATCATGATTCCATGTCTTTCTAAG GGATTGTTTATGGTACATCAAATCATATGGTTGCGTCATTTTTGTTGGTTTGGGTATAAGACCCGGATCATGTTTGTGA GTATTGTGATGTTGTGCTCTATACCAGATAAGCAAATAGAAGAGTACAAG GTATTTCAAGATGTTGCAGCTTTAAACAAAATAGAGAGCTTCGGGACATGTTCTGAGGATGAAGAGGTGACCGATATATTTTTACAACTCAGTGCACAATCTTGCAAAGATGTTGAAGGTGAAGATAAAAATGATGTGCCAGGATGTCAAATGTCATAG